Proteins encoded together in one Styela clava chromosome 12, kaStyClav1.hap1.2, whole genome shotgun sequence window:
- the LOC120329416 gene encoding cleavage and polyadenylation specificity factor subunit 6-like: MTDGVDIDLYADVDHEFAQDDGLYTQGNVDLYDDMLQPSSRATIHSNGMHSVQHGSDKTQGDMKFNYQGKKVSIYVGNLTWWTTDKDLQDEISALGVNDLIEIKFHENRANGQSKGFAIVHLASESSSRIVMDKLPGKELHGQTPVVTPCNRQSLNQFEQQSKAQSGNSGGPPPQKPASPPPLQLPPRPSLSVSSFNVVHQAPPALAVASLGPPASTAPTSALFMPPRNRLVLPFPPPAAAGNRPPAIFIPPTSVAIAPPSSIPPPGMTLPPTLMPPRVALPPGMPGPPPPGLPTLIRGPGGILIDPRIPPPRPMMPPISPNQPPPAVRPPHIGAPPLGPPPGFPPPPVQINPLIPPPAAELPPAQETYRQERSQSPPLSDTEVEEIMNRNRAVSSSAISRAVSDASAGDYGSAIETLVTAISLIKQSKVATDERAKVLIGSLQDCLHGVEEKSFGSGSIRKRDRSRDRDREERPRHRESKSRRRDRDRDRDRDRSRSRERYDDREYRERSRERDSGGYSSSRHSDRHRR, from the coding sequence ATGACTGACGGTGTTGATATAGATCTTTATGCAGACGTTGACCACGAATTTGCTCAGGACGACGGACTGTATACCCAGGGCAACGTGGATTTGTATGATGATATGTTGCAACCGTCGAGCAGAGCGACCATCCATTCTAACGGCATGCACAGCGTTCAACATGGAAGCGATAAGACCCAGGGGGATATGAAGTTTAATTACCAGGGCAAAAAGGTGTCCATTTATGTTGGAAATTTAACTTGGTGGACTACTGACAAAGATCTGCAAGATGAAATCAGTGCTTTGGGTGTCAAtgatttaattgaaataaaatttcatgaaaacagGGCAAATGGCCAGTCAAAGGGTTTTGCAATTGTGCATCTTGCTTCTGAGTCTTCATCTAGAATAGTTATGGATAAGTTGCCAGGGAAAGAGTTACATGGCCAAACTCCTGTTGTTACACCATGTAATCGCCAAAGTTTAAATCAATTTGAACAACAGTCCAAAGCACAATCTGGAAATAGTGGTGGTCCGCCACCACAAAAGCCGGCATCACCACCGCCACTCCAACTGCCACCAAGGCCTTCTCTTTCTGTGAGCTCTTTCAATGTTGTTCATCAAGCACCACCAGCTCTGGCTGTTGCAAGTTTAGGACCTCCTGCCTCAACAGCACCGACATCAGCTCTTTTTATGCCTCCGCGCAATCGTCTGGTCCTTCCATTCCCTCCTCCAGCAGCTGCAGGTAACAGACCACCTGCTATTTTTATTCCACCAACTAGCGTAGCCATTGCTCCACCTTCTTCGATTCCCCCTCCTGGAATGACACTGCCACCTACTCTAATGCCACCCAGAGTGGCACTGCCACCAGGTATGCCAGGACCGCCGCCTCCAGGCTTACCGACACTTATTCGTGGCCCTGGTGGTATCCTAATTGATCCAAGAATTCCACCTCCACGACCAATGATGCCACCAATATCTCCAAATCAGCCACCACCTGCCGTAAGGCCACCACATATTGGTGCACCCCCATTAGGGCCTCCCCCAGGGTTCCCACCCCCACCGGTACAAATTAACCCCTTGATTCCACCTCCTGCTGCAGAATTGCCACCAGCTCAAGAGACATACAGACAGGAGCGCTCACAATCGCCGCCATTATCAGATACTGAAGTGGAAGAAATAATGAATAGGAATAGAGCAGTTTCAAGTAGCGCAATTTCACGAGCTGTTTCCGATGCAAGCGCTGGTGATTATGGAAGTGCAATTGAAACTTTAGTCACTGCCATATCTTTGATAAAACAATCTAAAGTTGCTACAGATGAAAGAGCGAAAGTATTGATTGGATCATTACAAGATTGCCTACATGGCGTGGAAGAGAAATCATTTGGATCTGGATCGATAAGAAAAAGAGATCGATCGAGGGATAGAGATCGAGAAGAAAGACCAAGACATCGGGAGTCGAAGTCGAGGAGACGAGACAGAGACAGAGATCGTGACAGAGACAGATCCCGAAGCAGAGAGAGATATGACGATCGAGAATACAGAGAAAGAAGTCGAGAACGAGACAGCGGAGGGTATTCATCATCACGTCACTCGGATCGTCACCGACGTTGA
- the LOC120329421 gene encoding 60S ribosome subunit biogenesis protein NIP7 homolog codes for MRPLTEDETKTLFEKLAKYIGENIKLLIDRPDGVYCFRLHRDRVYYVSEEIMKRATNVCRENLISFGVCFGKFTKTKKFRLHVTALDYLAPYAKFKVWVKPGAEQSFLYGNHILKSGLGRITEGTPKYQGIVLYSMNDIPLGFGVAAKSTAECRHADPMSIIAFHQADIGEYLRNEDTLT; via the exons ATGCGTCCTTTAACAGAAGATGAGACAAAAACGTTGTTTGAAAAACTTGCAAAATA TATTGGGGAGAACATCAAATTATTGATTGATCGTCCAGATGGAGTATACTGCTTCAGACTTCACAGAGATCGAGTATATTATGTATCTGAAGAAATTATGAAAAGAGCGACTAACGTTTGCAGAGAAAATTTAATCAGCTTTGGCGTGTGCTttggaaaatttacaaaaacaaagaaatttaGGCTCCATGTCACTGCACTTGATTATTTAGCGCCTTATGCAAAG TTCAAAGTTTGGGTGAAACCAGGTGCAgaacaatcatttttatatggAAATCACATATTAAAATCAGGATTAGGAAGAATTACTGAAGGAACTCCTAAATATCAAGGCATAGTGTTATATTCAATGAATGATATACCTTTG GGATTTGGTGTAGCAGCAAAATCGACAGCCGAATGCAGGCATGCGGATCCTATGTCAATCATTGCTTTTCATCAAGCGGATATTGGAGAATATCTTCGTAATGAAGACACTTTAACATGA
- the LOC120329419 gene encoding peroxisomal membrane protein PEX13-like, translating into MFVLGYDQIALFPSYTISNKIMADPPIKPWEINRTQSAGNIGPLHSISNPPVVDASLTATDQARKRSPPPVPNRPSQRTMTPMGYQPSYGGYGSYGYGTGYGGMYGGGMGSGMYGGYGGGGMYGSYNRSYGAPGGFARQAEESTRNAFQSVESIVRAFTSVSAMLESTLGAVYSSFRAVLDVADQFSRVRATFADILSSIAVFRLIRFLYRRALAFLNLGGSCEEAWDTVKTDSDVIPQKKKSRSWPILLFMSVVIGGPYLIWKLLSGTGNVQKPQTPWASGLSDHVVARVEYDFEADNDDELTVKVGDLLNLAPKDQQPHIQNWLMASLDGTNVGMVPATYVKVLGRRKGRQPESAENGQPEASAPPT; encoded by the coding sequence ATGTTTGTCTTAGGTTATGACCAAATAGCTTTATTTCCTAGTTATACAATATCTAATAAAATAATGGCTGATCCACCAATAAAACCTTGGGAGATAAACCGGACTCAAAGTGCTGGTAATATTGGACCATTGCATTCTATCTCAAATCCACCTGTTGTAGATGCTTCATTGACAGCAACTGATCAGGCGAGAAAAAGGTCGCCGCCTCCTGTTCCCAATAGACCATCCCAGCGTACTATGACTCCAATGGGTTATCAGCCTTCATATGGAGGATATGGTTCCTATGGCTATGGTACTGGATATGGAGGGATGTATGGTGGTGGAATGGGGAGCGGAATGTATGGGGGTTATGGTGGTGGGGGTATGTACGGTTCCTACAATAGATCATATGGTGCACCGGGAGGATTTGCTAGACAAGCAGAAGAAAGCACTAGAAATGCATTTCAATCTGTTGAAAGTATTGTGAGAGCATTCACATCCGTTTCTGCTATGTTAGAATCTACACTCGGGGCTGTTTACAGCTCATTCCGAGCTGTGCTTGATGTAGCAGATCAATTTTCGAGGGTGAGGGCAACATTTGCTGATATTCTTTCTTCTATCGCAGTCTTCCGTTTGATACGATTTTTATATCGCCGAGCTTTGGCATTTCTAAACTTGGGAGGATCATGTGAAGAGGCATGGGATACGGTCAAAACAGACTCTGATGTTATACCACAGAAGAAGAAATCAAGATCGTGGCCCATACTTCTTTTCATGTCTGTTGTTATAGGAGGCCCTTACTTGATTTGGAAATTATTGAGTGGAACAGGCAATGTACAAAAGCCTCAGACACCATGGGCAAGCGGATTATCAGATCATGTTGTTGCTAGAGTAGAATATGATTTTGAAGCTGATAATGATGATGAACTAACTGTGAAAGTTGGCGACCTGTTAAACCTTGCACCAAAAGACCAACAACCACATATACAGAATTGGCTTATGGCATCTTTAGATGGTACAAATGTAGGGATGGTTCCTGCAACTTATGTTAAGGTATTAGGCCGTCGAAAGGGAAGACAACCAGAATCAGCTGAGAATGGCCAACCTGAAGCTTCGGCACCACCTACATGA
- the LOC120329417 gene encoding uncharacterized protein LOC120329417, with protein sequence MSANLSEMIAKASTQFTSDIVKAIEDAEFQMDDIDQLTREDVNEEFRGFRFGIRKELWLFFKAFKRSPPKLQEARTTKTILNENIQEERDPCIIKKVTSVSSPNMFSNYFRKNAQTPEGLVPISSDDEAESSNSSIFGPSSPIHNKIVPKSPKSPNTFFIPYPGNITSPFPLSQILKESLVGINSIKRNDSVFNSLVAEVHNTLKNSLGPNISEGDLRYTAAMLCVEYPGLRSEGEDGWTMLYSALKDWNSLHVTSQSPIDLHDNSNPDDEVSDGPETSSTMTFQNQKKSYLASKNASPLPYPNGITWPFPLNVSLREYMSKGYDILNNTNRKAFQELVRDISTILKNVLGRNPDQYEVKCTVTNLCSEYPVLCQNGLRYSPTLHRAIRKKFNNMDYKKRSQTQIYPPHDAHIVKIEEGLPSKRQCTEDE encoded by the exons ATGTCTGCAAACCTGTCAGAGATGATAGCTAAAGCATCAACACAATTTACCTCTGATATTGTGAAGGCAATAGAAG ATGCTGAATTCCAAATGGATGACATCGATCAACTAACTAGAGAAGATGTGAATGAGGAATTCAGAGGATTTCGCTTTGGAATCAGAAAAGAATTGTGGTTATTTTTTAAAGCATTCAAGAGAAGTCCTCCTAAATTACAG gaaGCAAGAACAACGAAGACTATTCTTAATGAAAATATACAAGAAGAAAGAGATCCGTGCATCATTAAGAAAGTTACTTCAGTTTCATCTCCGAATATGTTTTCAAATTACTTTCGTAAAAATGCACAAACCCCCGAGGGTCTTGTTCCAATATCTTCCGATGATGAAGCCGAATCCTCGAATTCATCTATATTTGGGCCTTCCTCACCAATACATAATAAGATCGTACCTAAGTCCCCTAAAAGTCCTAATACATTTTTCATTCCCTATCCTGGAAATATAACATCACCTTTCCCACTAAGCCAAATTCTCAAAGAGTCTTTAGTGGGCATTAACAGTATTAAGCGAAATGATTCTGTGTTTAACAGCCTTGTGGCTGAAGTTCATAACACTTTGAAAAACAGTCTTGGACCAAATATATCAGAAGGTGATTTACGATATACAGCAGCCATGTTATGTGTTGAATACCCAGGCCTTCGCAGTGAAGGAGAGGATGGTTGGACAATGCTTTACTCAGCTTTAAAAGACTGGAATTCTCTccatgtgacatcacaaagtcCCATTGACCTGCATGATAATTCCAATCCTGATGATGAGGTATCGGATGGTCCTGAAACCTCTAGTACAATGACCTTCCAAAACCAGAAGAAAAGCTATCTTGCTTCTAAAAATGCATCTCCTTTGCCTTACCCTAATGGTATAACTTGGCCTTTTCCTTTAAACGTATCGCTACGGGAATATATGTCAAAGGGATATGACATCTTAAATAATACGAACAGAAAAGCATTCCAAGAATTAGTGAGAGATATTTCAACTATTCTCAAAAATGTTCTCGGACGAAATCCTGACCAATACGAAGTAAAGTGTACAGTTACTAACCTATGCTCTGAGTACCCGGTTCTTTGTCAAAATGGATTAAGATACTCCCCTACACTACATCGGGCGATAAGAAAGAAATTCAATAACATGGATTATAAAAAAAGAAGTCAGACACAGATTTATCCTCCACATGATGCCCATATAGTTAAAATTGAAGAAG GCCTTCCATCAAAACGACAATGTACTGAAGATGAGTAA
- the LOC120329420 gene encoding GDP-L-fucose synthase-like: protein MSGKKVILVTGGSGLVGNGVRAAAEKNPQPNEEFVFLTSRDGDLTDRESTKAIFEKYKPTHVIHLAAKVGGLYGNMRANLQFFRINMKINDNVLSLAHEFGCKKVVSCLSTCIFPDKTTYPIDETMIHNGPPHNSNFGYSYAKRMIDVMNKGFNEQYGTCFTSVVPTNVYGPFDNFNLEEGHVMPGLIHKIYKCKRDKTPLTIWGTGSALRQFIYSVDLGSLFLWVLRNYNETEPIILSVSEEDEISIKRAAELVAKGYDFEGEFVYDTTRSDGQHKKTASNKKLLKLYPEFKFTPIDEAIRETCQWFEANYETARK from the coding sequence atgtctgGAAAGAAAGTAATTTTGGTCACTGGGGGTTCAGGCCTTGTAGGTAATGGTGTGAGGGCTGCAGCTGAGAAAAACCCACAACCAAATGAAGAATTTGTTTTTCTGACGTCTAGAGATGGAGATTTGACTGATCGGGAATCAACCAAGGCGATTTTTGAAAAGTACAAGCCAACTCATGTTATTCATCTTGCTGCCAAAGTTGGCGGACTATACGGCAACATGAGAGCTAATTTGCAATTCTTCAGAATCAATATGAAGATCAACGATAATGTACTATCTTTGGCTCATGAATTTGGATGCAAAAAAGTAGTTTCCTGTCTCTCAACTTGTATTTTTCCTGACAAAACTACATATCCGATCGATGAGACCATGATTCATAATGGACCTCCTCATAACTCCAATTTTGGTTATTCATATGCCAAACGCATGATTGATGTAATGAACAAGGGATTCAACGAGCAATACGGAACTTGCTTTACCTCCGTTGTTCCGACAAACGTATATGGGCCATTCGACAATTTCAATCTTGAAGAGGGTCATGTTATGCCTGGTCTTATTCATAAAATCTACAAATGCAAAAGAGATAAAACCCCTCTAACAATTTGGGGAACTGGAAGCGCTCTTCGTCAGTTCATATACTCTGTTGATCTAGGAAGTCTATTTCTATGGGTTCTCCGCAATTACAATGAAACAGAACCAATCATTCTTTCTGTGTCTGAAGAAGATGAGATATCAATCAAAAGGGCGGCTGAACTTGTTGCAAAAGGCTACGATTTTGAAGGAGAGTTTGTGTACGATACCACTCGTTCAGATGGGCAACATAAGAAAACAGCAAGCAACAAAAAACTTCTTAAACTGTATCCTGAATTCAAGTTCACTCCAATTGATGAGGCGATTCGTGAAACTTGCCAATGGTTCGAGGCAAACTATGAAACAGCAAGAAAATAG